One Aspergillus oryzae RIB40 DNA, chromosome 2 genomic window carries:
- a CDS encoding glutathione S-transferase family protein (glutathione S-transferase): MSQPDITLYTCQTPNGIKISIALEELGLPYKVEKIDISKNTQKEPWFLEINPNGRIPALTDTFSDGQKIRLFESGGILTYLAEQYDKDYKISYPKGTREYYEMTNWLYFQNAGVGPMQGQANHFVRYAPERIEYGMTRYTNETRRLYGVLDKHLASSKSGYLVGDHISLADISHWGWVAAAGWAGVDIEEFPHLKAWEERMAAREGVEKGRHVPSPHTIKERLKDQKTMEEDAAQARQWIMQGMKADAKH, encoded by the exons ATGAGCCAACCCGATATCACTTTGTACACCTGCCAGACTCCCAATGGAATCAAGATCTCCATTGCGCTAGAAGAGCTGGG ACTTCCCTATAAGGTAGAGAAGATTGATATAAGCAAGAACACCCAGAAAGAGCC CTGGTTCCTTGAGATCAACCCCAATGGCCGCATTCCTGCTCTGACCGACACGTTCTCTGATGGTCAAAAGATTCGTCTGTTCGAATCTGGCGGCATCCTCACCTACCTTGCCGAGCAATATGACAAGGACTACAAGATCTCTTACCCTAAGGGTACTCGCGAGTACTACGAAATGACAAATTGGTTGTACTTCCAGAACGCCGGTGTCGGCCCCATGCAAGGTCAGGCAAACCACTTCGTGCGCTATGCACCCGAGCGCATTGAATACGGCATGACTCGTTACACCAATGAGACGAGGCGGCTGTACGGCGTTCTCGATAAGCACCTTGCCAGCTCCAAGTCAGGTTACCTCGTCGGTGACCACATCTCGCTTGCGGATATTTCGCACTGGGGATGGGTTGCGGCTGCTGGGTGGGCAGGTGTCGATATTGAAGAGTTCCCGCACTTGAAGGCATGGGAGGAGCGTATGGCCGCTCGCGAGGGCGTCGAGAAGGGTCGTCATGTTCCGTCGCCTCATACTATTAAGGAGCGTCTTAAGGACCAGAAAACTATGGAAGAGGACGCAGCTCAAGCCCGGCAGTGGATTATGCAGGGCATGAAGGCTGACGCTAAGCACTAA
- a CDS encoding uncharacterized protein (splicing factor 1/branch point binding protein (RRM superfamily)), with protein METESGAKIAIRGKGSVKEGKGRSDAAHASNQEEDLHCLIMADTEEKVNKAKKLVHNVIETAASIPEGQNELKRNQLRELAALNGTLRDDENQACQNCKYILCTATCSVYLTLLGGQIGHRKYDCPEQRNFTANIICRVCGNAGHMARDCPDRQRGTDWRNNGGYGGGGGRRAIGQGDAVDREMEQLMQELSGGAPGEDGGIPRRIEAGPDQGYDDRDAKPWQRGPPPSDVAPWQQRGRDNRSRDDYGSRDQGSAPPWAQSSRGGDYGYGSQGGYGAPGAAPWQQQQQAPPPPPGGQAAYGYGAYGGYAPPVPGMGAPGASSSSMGVPPPPPGMPPMYYGSGGSPPPPPPPPGEGPPPPPPSEQPPPPPPPA; from the exons atggaaaccGAATCCGGTGCCAAGATTGCTATTCGTGGCAAGGGCTCCgtcaaggaaggaaagggacGATCTGACGCCGCTCATGCTAGCaaccaggaagaagacctcCATTGTTTGATCATGGCAGACACTGAAGAAAAGGTTaacaaggcaaagaaactAGTGCATAACGTTATTGAGACG GCTGCTTCAATTCCCGAAGGTCAGAACGAGCTCAAGCGGAACCAGCTTCGAGAACTTGCCGCTCTTAACGGTACTCTGCGTGACGATGAGAACCAGGCTTGCCAAAACTGTAAGTACATCTTGTGCACTGCAACTTGTTCAGTTTATCTGACTCTTTTAGGTGGTCAAATCGGACATCGCAAGTATGACTGTCCAGAACAGCGCAACTTTACCGCCAACATCATCTGTCGTGTTTGTGGCAACGCTGGTCACATGGCTCGTGATTGTCCTGACCGCCAGAGAGGCACCGATTGGCGTAACAATGGTGGTtacggtggtggtggtggccgTAGAGCTATTGGTCAAGGCGACGCCGTCGACCGTGAGATGGAG CAACTCATGCAAGAGTTGTCTGGAGGAGCTCCGGGTGAAGATGGCGGCATCCCTCGCCGCATCGAAGCCGGTCCCGATCAGGGTTACGACGACCGTGATGCGAAGCCGTGGCAGCGTGGGCCACCGCCCAGTGATGTGGCTCCTTGGCAGCAGAGAGGCCGAGACAACCGCTCCCGTGACGACTATGGATCGCGTGACCAGGGAAGCGCACCCCCATGGGCTCAGAGCAGCCGTGGAGGCGATTATGGATATGGCTCGCAGGGCGGCTACGGAGCCCCTGGAGCTGCACcctggcagcagcagcagcaagcccCTCCGCCCCCTCCGGGTGGACAGGCTGCGTATGGCTATGGCGCTTATGGTGGATACGctcctcctgttcctggcaTGGGCGCACCGGGGGCTTCTTCCTCTAGCATGggagttcctcctcctccaccgggCATGCCACCTATGTACTACGGCTCTGGTGGCAgcccaccaccgccaccccctcctcctgGTGAAGGACCACCACCTCCT CCCCCGAGTGAgcaacctcctcctcctcccccacccGCTTAA
- the bbp gene encoding putative zinc knuckle transcription factor/splicing factor MSL5/ZFM1 (splicing factor (branch point binding protein)), giving the protein MAWRNQGVTGSNNVPLGRRRFGGDDAAEEESRTATPSSVVGEHKRGRSPVRADPPVDGVKKRKKRNRWGDAQENKAAGLMGLPTMIMANFTNEQLEAYTLHLRIEEISQKLRINDVVPADGDREYRYRKRLEDERHKLVEKAMKTIPNYHPPSDYRRPTKTQEKVYVPVNDYPEINFSMITNPLTPNHSCVVYFITLCSSRARKKDIARRCLFGSLLANPCYVMLNILSLLSHFFLITA; this is encoded by the exons ATGGCCTGGCGTAATCAAGGAGTCACAGGCTCCAACAACGTCCCTCTGGGCCGGAGACggtttggtggtgatgatgccGCAGAGGAGGAGAGCCGTACAGCAACCCCTTCGTCTGTTGTCGGGGAGCACAAACGTGGCAGAAGTCCTGTCCGAG CTGACCCTCCAGTTGACGGggtcaagaagcgcaagaagcgCAACCGTTGGGGCGATGCGCAAGAGAACAAGGCTGCCGGTCTCATGGGCTTGCCCACGATGATCATGGCAAACTTTACCAATGAGCAGCTTGAGGCTTATACGCTTCATCTCCGTATTGAGGAGATCAGCCAAAAGCTCCGCATCAACGATGTCGTCCCAGCGGATGGTGACAG AGAATACCGTTACCGGAAGCGCCTTGAGGATGAGCGGCACAAGCTCGTCgagaaggccatgaagaCCATTCCTAACTACCACCCACCTTCTGACTACAGACGTCCTACCAAGACTCAGGAGAAGGTCTACGTTCCAGTGAATGACTATCCAGAAATTAACTTCAGTATGATAACTAACCCTCTAACTCCTAACCATTCCTGTGTTGTGTATTTCATAACTCTTTGCTCGAGTCGGGCTCGTAAGAAAGACATCGCCCGTCGGTGCCTTTTCGGCTCGCTTCTTGCTAACCCTTGCTACGTGATGTTGAACATTTTATCATTGCTCTCCCATTTCTTTCTAATAACAGCTTGA
- a CDS encoding ferric reductase family protein (ferric reductase, NADH/NADPH oxidase and related proteins): MSHLLFCLSLVGLSSATVLDKRGGDWAIYEIVNDDLARISLMVLGLMAAFIYVWKMGFRISHHLRRLASFNNSGQRYFRSPHETLSFVKNHVIYAPLFRTRHNREFQLSRAVNMGTLPSRFHAFILIGIIAMNVTVCVVTVPYKKEEDSVAGVIRNRTGTMATVNLIPLVLLAGRNNPLIKLLEVPFDTYNLIHRWLARIVVCETLAHVFAWAIPKAQKIGWSAVGKALGHSNFLLVGLIATAAFVGLVVHSPSPIRHAFYETFLHLHIVMAALSMGFLWVHLNGLPAQTYLLVAIIFWALERASRLAILLYRNCGRKSTTALVEALPGDAMRITLRMARPWTFQPGQHIYLYIPTVGWWSSHPFSVGWSEAEELVSDEKGLPVTRQDMFGKKHTSLSLLVRRRTGFTNKLFQRALSSPNSQVTLRAFAEGPYGSIHSMDSYGTVVLFAGGVGITHQVPFVRHLVQGYAEGTVAARRVTLVWIIQSPEHLEWIRPWMTSILAMDRRREVLRIMLFVTRPRNTKEIQSPSSTVQMFPGRPNIDTLIGMEVESQVGAMGVLVCGNGGLSDDVRRVCRKRQNQTQVDYIEESFTW, from the exons ATGAGTCACCTACTTTTCTGTCTGTCCCTGGTAGGACTTTCTTCCGCAACTGTTCTTGACAAGCGTGGTGGCGACTGGGCGATCTACGAAATAGTCAACGATGACCTCGCGCGCATCTCGCTCATGGTTCTCGGCCTCATGGCAGCGTTCATCTATGTCTGGAAGATGGGATTCCGGATCTCGCACCATTTGAGACGGTTGGCAAGTTTCAATAACTCAGGACAGCGCTACTTCAGATCGCCCCATGAGACCCTCTCGTTTGTGAAAAACCATGTCATCTATGCCCCGTTGTTCCGCACTCGGCATAACCGGGAATTCCAGCTGTCACGGGCTGTCAACATGGGCACCTTGCCCAGTCGCTTCCATGCCTTTATCCTGATCGGCATTATCGCCATGAACGTGACCGTTTGTGTTGTGACTGTTCCTtacaagaaagaggaggattcTGTTGCTGGGGTCATCCGAAACCGCACCGGCACCATGGCCACGGTGAATCTGATTCCTCTCGTGCTGCTGGCCGGCAGAAACAATCCCCTGATCAAACTGCTCGAGGTACCCTTCGACACCTATAACCTGATCCACCGCTGGCTTGCCCGGATCGTCGTCTGTGAGACGCTTGCCCATGTCTTCGCTTGGGCTATCCCCAAGGCCCAGAAAA TCGGCTGGAGTGCCGTGGGAAAGGCTCTTGGACATAGCAATTTCCTCCTGGTCGGCTTGATT GCCACAGCTGCATTCGTGGGACTCGTAGTACACTCCCCATCTCCAATCCGCCATGCATTCTATGAGACTTTCCTCCACCTGCACATTGTCATGGCTGCGCTCTCAATGGGCTTCCTGTGGGTTCATCTCAATGGGCTTCCAGCGCAGACATACTTGCTCGTTGCCATCATTTTCTGGGCTCTTGAGCGAGCTTCGAGACTTGCTATCCTTCTCTACCGGAACTGTGGCAGGAAATCCACTACGGCCTTGGTGGAGGCCCTTCCAGGGGACGCCATGAGAATCACCCTGAGGATGGCACGTCCTTGGACCTTCCAGCCGGGCCAGCACATCTATCTGTACATTCCTACCGTTGGATGGTGGTCTTCGCACCCGTTCTCCGTCGGTTGGAGCGAGGCGGAAGAGCTCGTTTCTGACGAGAAGGGACTTCCCGTAACTCGGCAAGACATGTTCGGTAAAAAGCACACCAGCTTGTCCCTACTGGTTCGTCGTCGAACCGGCTTTACTAACAAGCTGTTCCAACGGGCCCTGAGCTCTCCCAACAGTCAAGTCACGTTGCGAGCTTTCGCCGAGGGACCCTATGGCAGTATTCATTCCATGGACTCCTACGGTACAGTTGTTCTGTTCGCGGGTGGTGTCGGAATCACCCACCAAGTACCATTTGTGCGCCATCTGGTCCAGGGATATGCAGAGGGCACCGTTGCGGCACGGCGCGTGACTCTCGTTTGGATTATTCAATCCCCAGAACACCTCGAATGGATTCGCCCGTGGATGACCAGCATCTTGGCCATGGATCGCCGCCGAGAGGTTCTGCGTATCATGTTGTTCGTCACCCGTCCCCGTAACACTAAAGAAATCCAGAGCCCAAGCTCCACCGTTCAGATGTTCCCCGGCCGACCAAACATCGACACTCTTATCGGAATGGAGGTTGAGTCCCAAGTGGGCGCAATGGGTGTGCTTGTTTGTGGAAATGGGGGCCTTAGTGACGACGTCCGGCGAGTCTGCCGCAAGCGACAGAACCAAACGCAGGTCGACTACATCGAGGAAAGTTTCACCTGGTAG